Below is a window of Xyrauchen texanus isolate HMW12.3.18 chromosome 1, RBS_HiC_50CHRs, whole genome shotgun sequence DNA.
CCACAGAACTGCCGCCTCTGTGTTTTCCTGTCTGGCCACTTTGGCATACCTGGTGGAGGTGAGTCTGGCACGGGCACGACCAGGGGAAGTGGCTGGATACATGAAAACAGTTCCAGGCCTGCTGAAGGTGTGCGAAACCTTTGTGGCCAGCGTCATATTTGTGTTCGTTAGTGAGCCCGTTTCTTATGACAGTCACTCTGCTATGAAGTGGTGCATGGCCGTCTATTGCATCTGTTTTGTGATATCAGCCACAATCGTGGTGTTGTGCATTGGAGAATGTACTGGGTGTCTCCCTTTCCCATTTGCAAAGTTCCTTTCTGCGTATGCCCTACTGGCTGTTGTAATGTACCTCACTGCCACAATTATTTGGCCAGTGTTCAAGTTTGACAGCCATTATTCCAGAACATCCAGCAGACCAGTCAATTGTCAGGACAGCCCAGGTATGTGTCCTTGGGATAAATTGGTCGCTGTGGCTGTTCTCACCGCACTCAATTTCCTGATCTACCTGGCAGATCTGGCATATTCTGCCCGACTGGTGTTTGTCACCGCATGAGAGAAGCTATCATCTTTTTTTGACCATTGATGTTAAAAT
It encodes the following:
- the myadma gene encoding myeloid-associated differentiation marker homolog isoform X1, with the translated sequence MPLVLQPSRLMWARLTALVFTCVAFSVASHGGSLFGGMGDLSVFCWAFSFAGTLLVLFVELMGLQSRAPVSWTNFPITFACYAALLCLSASIIFPLYFLKGNQSRGEIRDHRTAASVFSCLATLAYLVEVSLARARPGEVAGYMKTVPGLLKVCETFVASVIFVFVSEPVSYDSHSAMKWCMAVYCICFVISATIVVLCIGECTGCLPFPFAKFLSAYALLAVVMYLTATIIWPVFKFDSHYSRTSSRPVNCQDSPGMCPWDKLVAVAVLTALNFLIYLADLAYSARLVFVTA